Proteins from a single region of Chaetodon trifascialis isolate fChaTrf1 chromosome 10, fChaTrf1.hap1, whole genome shotgun sequence:
- the skor1b gene encoding SKI family transcriptional corepressor 1 homolog-B isoform X1 — translation MDSIPAGRDSSSSPSSKQELSYPGTKNLKPNQVGETVLYGIPIVSLVIDGQERLCLAQISNTLLKNYSYNEIHNRRVALGITCVQCTPVQLEILRRAGAMPISSRRCGMITKREAERLCKSFLGAHSPPKLPENFAFDVSHECAWGSRGNFIPARYNSSRAKCIKCSYCNMYFSPNKFIFHSHRTPESKYTQPDAANFNSWRRHLKLTDKNGQIDILHAWEDVKAMFNGGSRKRTLPCSGSESSSPLKPQGPNCPRESPEIPAKILSCEDNRVSMASTRSYPVIPVPSKGFGMLQKIPPPLFPHPYGFPAFGLCQKKEDGLMGEQSKAGLPGVLWPGTKDSAYHSFPMFWPAAGALPMPPYPQTQHKPPTELLCPPRQTDVDISEHSDRSTNTSKDSMVENDRCSSTQSTRNDDDKSGDEARPLEGMTLAPRKISYVSAFRPVIKDADCIAKLYGNRGAYNGCRTGYLSPDFLSESSSYRSMSPCVDSEGEPDVDVETNKTPEEEQDSRPLPSVCPRTPPGLAHSVSPNDSDSKAMQESSLVDSQKMSQHVGQCSDRELQSKQLSETHIAASFTEVYTPERGELQQRSSPYQFRPANYQTGVLTTNDESSSKEEPSSTVEEIETKAFNEQSSEEIQREPDEGEDAPGRALPAQRNMESLAKEELQKQLLEQVELRKKLEREFQNLKDNFQDQMKRELSYREEMVQQLHIVREAHDALHHFSCKMLTPRHCTGSCSFKSPLLPP, via the exons ATGGACTCCATACCTGCGGGGCGAGACTCCAGCTCTTCGCCAAGCTCCAAACAAGAACTTTCCTACCCGGGCACCAAGAACCTAAAGCCCAATCAGGTCGGAGAGACAGTGCTGTACGGAATACCGATCGTGTCTTTGGTGATAGATGGCCAGGAGAGACTTTGCCTGGCACAGATATCTAACACCTTGTTGAAGAATTACAGCTATAACGAGATACACAACCGGCGTGTTGCGCTGGGGATCACCTGCGTCCAGTGCACTCCTGTCCAGCTGGAGATCCTGCGGAGAGCAGGGGCGATGCCAATCTCCTCCAGGCGCTGCGGGATGATCACTAAACGCGAGGCCGAGAGACTGTGTAAGTCGTTCCTAGGGGCGCATTCGCCTCCCAAACTTCCAGAAAATTTTGCCTTTGATGTGTCCCACGAATGCGCCTGGGGGTCTCGAGGCAACTTCATCCCGGCCAGATACAACAGCTCCAGGGCCAAGTGCATCAAGTGCTCCTATTGCAACATGTATTTTTCTCCAAACAAATTCATATTTCACTCGCATCGCACGCCAGAGTCCAAGTACACGCAGCCAGATGCAGCTAATTTTAATTCTTGGAGGCGGCATCTCAAACTAACAGATAAAAACGGCCAGATAGATATACTGCACGCATGGGAAGACGTGAAGGCCATGTTCAATGGTGGCAGTCGCAAGAGGACGCTGCCATGCAGTGGGTCAGAGTCCAGCTCTCCGTTGAAACCGCAAGGACCCAACTGTCCCCGAGAATCACCCGAAATTCCTGCAAAGATCCTCAGCTGCGAGGACAACCGGGTCAGCATGGCGAGCACGCGCAGCTACCCAGTCATCCCCGTGCCCAGTAAAGGCTTCGGGATGCTGCAAAAGATCCCGCCGCCGCTCTTCCCCCATCCGTACGGCTTCCCGGCTTTCGGCCTGTGCCAGAAGAAAGAAGACGGTTTGATGGGAGAGCAGAGCAAGGCGGGCCTCCCGGGTGTCCTGTGGCCTGGCACCAAGGACAGCGCCTATCACTCCTTCCCCATGTTCTGGCCCGCGGCGGGCGCGCTGCCTATGCCTCCGTACCCCCAGACTCAGCACAAACCCccaacagagctgctgtgtcctCCGAGGCAGACCGACGTGGACATATCTGAGCACAGCGACCGGAGCACCAACACGTCAAAAGACAGCATGGTCGAAAACGACCGGTGCTCCAGCACGCAGTCCACGCGTAACGACGACGACAAGTCAGGGGACGAGGCGAGGCCGCTGGAGGGGATGACCCTTGCGCCCCGGAAAATCAGCTACGTCTCCGCGTTCAGACCAGTCATTAAAGACGCCGACTGTATCGCCAAGCTATACGGCAACAGAGGCGCTTACAACGGGTGTCGCACCGGCTATCTGTCTCCCGATTTTTTAAGCGAGAGTTCAAGCTACCGCTCCATGTCCCCGTGCGTGGACAGCGAGGGCGAGCCGGACGTGGACGTGGAGACGAATAAAACGCCGGAGGAGGAGCAGGACTCCCGGCCTCTGCCCTCGGTGTGTCCTCGAACTCCTCCCGGCTTGGCTCACAGTGTTTCACCAAACGACTCAGACTCCAAGGCCATGCAGGAGAGCAGCCTGGTGGATTCCCAGAAAATGAGCCAACACGTGGGCCAGTGCTCTGACAGAGAACTGCAGAGCAAGCAGTTATCAGAGACCCACATAGCCGCGTCTTTTACTGAA GTGTACACACCGGAGAGGGGTGAGCTGCAACAAAGGAGCAGTCCGTATCAGTTCAGACCTGCCAATTACCAGACTGGAGTACTTACAACGAATG ATGAGAGTTCAAGTAAAGAAGAGCCGTCTTCCACAGTGGAGGAGATCGAAACGAAAGCTTTTAATGAACAAAGCAGTGAGGAGATCCAGCGGGAGCCAGATGAGG GCGAGGACGCGCCAGGCAGAGCTCTGCCAGCACAAAGAAACATGGAAAGTCTGGCAAAAG AGGAACTACAGAAGCAGCTGTTAGAGCAAGTTGAGCTGAGGAAAAAGCTGGAACGTGAATTTCAGAACTTGAAAG ATAATTTTCAGGATCAAATGAAAAGGGAACTTTCCTATAGGGAGGAGATGGTTCAGCAGCTCCACATCGTCAGAG AAGCTCACGACGCTTTACACCATTTCTCGTGTAAGATGTTGACCCCTCGCCACTGCACCGGATCCTGCTCCTTCAAATCCCCTCTGCTGCCACCCTGA
- the skor1b gene encoding SKI family transcriptional corepressor 1 homolog-B isoform X2 — MDSIPAGRDSSSSPSSKQELSYPGTKNLKPNQVGETVLYGIPIVSLVIDGQERLCLAQISNTLLKNYSYNEIHNRRVALGITCVQCTPVQLEILRRAGAMPISSRRCGMITKREAERLCKSFLGAHSPPKLPENFAFDVSHECAWGSRGNFIPARYNSSRAKCIKCSYCNMYFSPNKFIFHSHRTPESKYTQPDAANFNSWRRHLKLTDKNGQIDILHAWEDVKAMFNGGSRKRTLPCSGSESSSPLKPQGPNCPRESPEIPAKILSCEDNRVSMASTRSYPVIPVPSKGFGMLQKIPPPLFPHPYGFPAFGLCQKKEDGLMGEQSKAGLPGVLWPGTKDSAYHSFPMFWPAAGALPMPPYPQTQHKPPTELLCPPRQTDVDISEHSDRSTNTSKDSMVENDRCSSTQSTRNDDDKSGDEARPLEGMTLAPRKISYVSAFRPVIKDADCIAKLYGNRGAYNGCRTGYLSPDFLSESSSYRSMSPCVDSEGEPDVDVETNKTPEEEQDSRPLPSVCPRTPPGLAHSVSPNDSDSKAMQESSLVDSQKMSQHVGQCSDRELQSKQLSETHIAASFTEVYTPERGELQQRSSPYQFRPANYQTGVLTTNDESSSKEEPSSTVEEIETKAFNEQSSEEIQREPDEGEDAPGRALPAQRNMESLAKEELQKQLLEQVELRKKLEREFQNLKDNFQDQMKRELSYREEMVQQLHIVRAHDALHHFSCKMLTPRHCTGSCSFKSPLLPP; from the exons ATGGACTCCATACCTGCGGGGCGAGACTCCAGCTCTTCGCCAAGCTCCAAACAAGAACTTTCCTACCCGGGCACCAAGAACCTAAAGCCCAATCAGGTCGGAGAGACAGTGCTGTACGGAATACCGATCGTGTCTTTGGTGATAGATGGCCAGGAGAGACTTTGCCTGGCACAGATATCTAACACCTTGTTGAAGAATTACAGCTATAACGAGATACACAACCGGCGTGTTGCGCTGGGGATCACCTGCGTCCAGTGCACTCCTGTCCAGCTGGAGATCCTGCGGAGAGCAGGGGCGATGCCAATCTCCTCCAGGCGCTGCGGGATGATCACTAAACGCGAGGCCGAGAGACTGTGTAAGTCGTTCCTAGGGGCGCATTCGCCTCCCAAACTTCCAGAAAATTTTGCCTTTGATGTGTCCCACGAATGCGCCTGGGGGTCTCGAGGCAACTTCATCCCGGCCAGATACAACAGCTCCAGGGCCAAGTGCATCAAGTGCTCCTATTGCAACATGTATTTTTCTCCAAACAAATTCATATTTCACTCGCATCGCACGCCAGAGTCCAAGTACACGCAGCCAGATGCAGCTAATTTTAATTCTTGGAGGCGGCATCTCAAACTAACAGATAAAAACGGCCAGATAGATATACTGCACGCATGGGAAGACGTGAAGGCCATGTTCAATGGTGGCAGTCGCAAGAGGACGCTGCCATGCAGTGGGTCAGAGTCCAGCTCTCCGTTGAAACCGCAAGGACCCAACTGTCCCCGAGAATCACCCGAAATTCCTGCAAAGATCCTCAGCTGCGAGGACAACCGGGTCAGCATGGCGAGCACGCGCAGCTACCCAGTCATCCCCGTGCCCAGTAAAGGCTTCGGGATGCTGCAAAAGATCCCGCCGCCGCTCTTCCCCCATCCGTACGGCTTCCCGGCTTTCGGCCTGTGCCAGAAGAAAGAAGACGGTTTGATGGGAGAGCAGAGCAAGGCGGGCCTCCCGGGTGTCCTGTGGCCTGGCACCAAGGACAGCGCCTATCACTCCTTCCCCATGTTCTGGCCCGCGGCGGGCGCGCTGCCTATGCCTCCGTACCCCCAGACTCAGCACAAACCCccaacagagctgctgtgtcctCCGAGGCAGACCGACGTGGACATATCTGAGCACAGCGACCGGAGCACCAACACGTCAAAAGACAGCATGGTCGAAAACGACCGGTGCTCCAGCACGCAGTCCACGCGTAACGACGACGACAAGTCAGGGGACGAGGCGAGGCCGCTGGAGGGGATGACCCTTGCGCCCCGGAAAATCAGCTACGTCTCCGCGTTCAGACCAGTCATTAAAGACGCCGACTGTATCGCCAAGCTATACGGCAACAGAGGCGCTTACAACGGGTGTCGCACCGGCTATCTGTCTCCCGATTTTTTAAGCGAGAGTTCAAGCTACCGCTCCATGTCCCCGTGCGTGGACAGCGAGGGCGAGCCGGACGTGGACGTGGAGACGAATAAAACGCCGGAGGAGGAGCAGGACTCCCGGCCTCTGCCCTCGGTGTGTCCTCGAACTCCTCCCGGCTTGGCTCACAGTGTTTCACCAAACGACTCAGACTCCAAGGCCATGCAGGAGAGCAGCCTGGTGGATTCCCAGAAAATGAGCCAACACGTGGGCCAGTGCTCTGACAGAGAACTGCAGAGCAAGCAGTTATCAGAGACCCACATAGCCGCGTCTTTTACTGAA GTGTACACACCGGAGAGGGGTGAGCTGCAACAAAGGAGCAGTCCGTATCAGTTCAGACCTGCCAATTACCAGACTGGAGTACTTACAACGAATG ATGAGAGTTCAAGTAAAGAAGAGCCGTCTTCCACAGTGGAGGAGATCGAAACGAAAGCTTTTAATGAACAAAGCAGTGAGGAGATCCAGCGGGAGCCAGATGAGG GCGAGGACGCGCCAGGCAGAGCTCTGCCAGCACAAAGAAACATGGAAAGTCTGGCAAAAG AGGAACTACAGAAGCAGCTGTTAGAGCAAGTTGAGCTGAGGAAAAAGCTGGAACGTGAATTTCAGAACTTGAAAG ATAATTTTCAGGATCAAATGAAAAGGGAACTTTCCTATAGGGAGGAGATGGTTCAGCAGCTCCACATCGTCAGAG CTCACGACGCTTTACACCATTTCTCGTGTAAGATGTTGACCCCTCGCCACTGCACCGGATCCTGCTCCTTCAAATCCCCTCTGCTGCCACCCTGA